A window of Fusarium musae strain F31 chromosome 1, whole genome shotgun sequence genomic DNA:
CAATATCTCGATCACAGCTTTTGCAACAGTCGCCTTTCCATTGGATCTTACACCCTGATATTTTACCGTGGCTCACACATAACCTTCTATAACACTGCCACATTATTGCTCTTTCTAGAATCGTCGACATATCTCATATCAATCACACACCCCGCCTCAGAGCATTATGGCGCCCTCAAGACCGGACGCCAAAAAGACAAATCCGGACATCGCAAGACTCCTTGTCGATGCGCAAACTCAACTCGAGGTCGGGAAATTAGAAGAGGCTGCCACCCTTGCCCAGCAAGCTCTTGATGCTACCGGTCAGGGCGGCGACTTTGAGCTCAGTGCTGCCAATCTTCTAGGTACAATTTTTGTCGAGTCTGGCGACATTGACGAAGCGCGAGCCGCGTTTGAGCGCGCAGTATTTCTTGACGAAGACGGTACCGTAGATGAGAAGATTGGTGGAGGTCCTGAGAAGTTCCTGCTACTTGCACAGCTTAGTGAGGAGGGTGGTCTAGATAGTGTGCAATGGTATGAGCGAGGTGCTACCGCTCTTCGAAAGCAGATCGCAGTCCTGAGCGAGCTTCGATCGCCAACCCCTGAGCAAAGGACCGCCCTTCAGGAGAAGCAACACAAGCTCGGAGGAGTCCTGTGCGCTGTGGCTGAAGTGTACATGACCGATCTGTCATGGGAACCTGATGCCGAGTCACGTTGTGAGACTCTTATCACCGAAGCCATGCTCCTCGCCCCTGCTGCGCCAGAGACATGGCAAACAGTCGCCAATGTTAGAATCTCGCAGAACCGCGCCAACGAGGCTCAGACAGCTCTGCGCAGAAGTCTCGAGCTGTGGCAGAAGCTCCCTCCTCAGCACCCTGATGTTCCGGAATTCCCCACCAGGATCGCGCTTGCTCGTTTGTTGATGGAGACCGAATTGGAAGATGAGGCATTGAGTGTGCTTGAGCGACTTGTTACAGATGACGACACAAGTGTTGAGGCATGGTACTTGGGTGGTTGGTGTCTATATATCACAGGCGAAAAGCTCAAGACTACTGCCTCAAAGCCATGGAATGACGAAGCCAAGGCCAGCGAGGAATGGAAGGGATCATGGAAGTCATCGCGGCAATGGCTTATGCAGTGCTTGAAACTTTATCAACAGCAGGATTACGAAGATGAGCGCCTGGGTGAGCATGCCAAGGAATTGCTATCAGAGATCAACAAGGAGCTTGGCGAGCCAGTTGatggtgaggaagatgacTGGGAGGATGCCAGTGATGGCGCAGAGGAAGACGCTGAAATGCAAGGTTGATGACTTTTTGTAAGGACAGAGAAATCGGATAAGTGAGCATTACGTATGGCGTTTAGGAACAAAAATGGGCATATCTGGAAGAAACCCTGTTGCCTCTAGTTGTAGTTAAAACTGGATGGCCCAGACCCAAGTCTATATCATCATGACAGTACTAGGCCTCCCAATACCTTTCGTAGCCACTCAATGCCATATAAATCGGTGGCAGCATTCGTCGTCTCAAGCCGTAGTAAGCTGTTCGCCTTTTTGTATCAGTTCCCAAGCCCCAACTCCCAAGTAATGCATGTTTGTTATATACCACCTCATGTGGCCTCAACTTTAAGTTTCTCGATACCCTCGACAGGcatatcatcctcttcctcttcacccTTACCAGCAAGACCTCTCTCCCAGAGCTGTCTACCTGTCATGCGAGCGGGCTCCTTggtcttcgccttcttcagctcagcaagacgctcctcttcctcctgctgcctcttctcctccatctccttcaagAAACCCTCACGCCACTTCAAAAATGTCTCAGGCGTGACAGCTGTGCCGTGAaacttcttgttctcctctGCCTCAGCAGCCAGCGCAGCTTCCTCGTGTGCCTTTGTGATGATGTCCTTGCGTTCTTGGACAAGCTGCTCGGCATTATCCTTCAATGTTGATACAATTGCAAAGACCATGGCCATTCCGAGGTTTTCTTGAATAGTATCGTCGAGACTGGCAAGGAGCTGGTCGCGGTCTTCTGCGACGTTGAAGTGTTCGTGGGGTGTGGCATTTGGAGGAGcgaggatgtcgagatggGGTGGCTTTTCGGGATAATCTTCTGGATATCTCACTTGGAGAAGTATGGTAggaggatcttgatcttcttcacctGGAATGTCTAACGCGACAGAAACTCTAAACTCGGTTTCAGAGATATCTACAGGAATGGTTAGACAAAGAAGACAACATATTTTTTCAGCAGGAGATTTATACCTGTGATTTCATCGGGGAAAATAGATTCGAGAACTTCGCGCTCTTCGATTTGATCTTCTCGCCCCATTTCGACGGGTTGTCTTCGGGTGCCTTTATAAACTGTAAAATGTTACTTTTGATAGAGCCGAATGACGAGAGTCCTAAGAGTCCTCATGGAAGTGGGGATGTTTACAGGCCGCGGGGTGTTATGCGGAACAGGTTTAGTGTCTGGTTGACCGCCCGGCATTTCCAAAAGCTCTACCATCCGTGTTAGTTAACGCTCTGACTTCTAATTTACTGGACGATTATTAGGGACCCATGtacctcatcttcaatcgaTCGATGGCTTCTGAAGGCCTGATCCGAATTTATATTACTGAAGCCTCACGGACCTCGTGGACGGACTTGTGGACTTCAGTGTATGACTCTGTCCTCTTCGTCTCATccttcatcaagcttcaaTCAATCCTGTTGTTGCTCAGGTTTCCCCGCATTCAATGCGCCAGGTGAAACTAGATGCAATATCCATTCACCAATGACCTCAAAGCTCACGTTTTCCCCTTGCATGTTGATTTAGAGATACCGACCGACCCGATCAATATTCGTCCCAGTCACAGAGCGGGACTATGGGCTCGTTACCAGTTAACCCTTTTGCCGCCAGTCTCACAGCTCGGCCATCAAGGTAACTCTGATAGGGAGCCTTGGGGATTCGTTTTTGGTTGTCCTCCCATAGTTGATATTCGACAGCTTGCCAAACTTGGAGTTGGTCCATGAAGTTCCCTCGTGGCTTCACCTTTCGCCTTGCCCTGACCTCAGCGATAGTGACGTCCAAACCCAGTTCTCGTTGCCGCATTAGATATGCTATTGCAACGGATGCTGATCGAGACATCCCAAGGCGACAATGGATCAATACATTCGACTCTCGCGCCGAATAATCGCTTTCGATGGTTGAAGCAGCATCAATGTCGAATTCTCCTGAGATAATAGAAGATGGAGAGCGCAGTGAACCGTGGCGATCTAGTTGTAGGTTGATAAAGTCGCAGATGTCGTCTAGTAAGCACAGAATGTCCATCGTTGAAGTATCAAGGCAAGGCACAAATAGATGACACTCTTGGGGGACTATTTGCCTGTTTTTAGGACTATCCCATTTCGAATATGGGCCATCCAAGAGGGAAACTATCGCTGTGATGTTGTGATGCCGAAGAACATTGCGGTTCATGGAACTCGCAACGTTCCCTACGAACAGATTCGGAGCAACCTGAGATATTGATGGGGAGTCCATATCATCTGTGATTGATGAGAGTAGGGTCTTTCGGTTTCAATTGACTACCTATGTAAAGTGAAAGTTGATCGTACTCATATCACCTACGCCGGAGCCGGGAACGTGCTGCATTGCATTTATGCAGACCCCTCACATGCAGAGACTACTTCAATGGCAACTCACAGGACTTCAATGCCTGTTATGTGGTGCAATGAGTTCGTTGTGGAACCGAATACCCTTGGATTCCTAAATCTCCAAGTACGAACAAGTTCCAGTCAACCGACGCATGATATGAGCCTGAACTCGGTAGTATGTCGACTGCAGTCAGGAAATGCAATCCCGATCCAGAGGAGCCAAATGTCATTCACATATTAATTGGCCCCGGGTCATTTACGTCAAAGACTTCTTCAAATACTATTATTTGCTTTTGATCTGTGGTCCCTTATTATTGGTTGATACTGAACTCGCCGTCAGACACATCGCCTAACGCTCGAGAGAGATCATCTTTCTACTTACCAAATATAACAGTCTCTTAGCCCTCAGGATCTCTTATTGTTCTAGAACTGCTCTCTTGTAATTTTTCTACACTGCAAATAGAGATCATATGCCCAGCTCAAAGAGTAACGGGTCACGAACTCGTTAAGACAAAAGCATAACAACTTAGCATAAAAGCCAACCAGGACTTTTCTAATACCTACCTGCAGTTAATATAACAAGGCCAAAGTGTCTTTGCTTCAAGCACGTTCTTACTACGGGTGTAAGAGGATGGCAAGGTGTGCACGTGACTCTTATCCACGGTACGTAAATCAGAAGAGTGGGGCCGTTATTATCAGTTAGCCAAGCGCGGGAGTTCAATCTTATCGGTAGAAAAAAAAGTTGCTGGACTGAATTGCGACTCTGCATCTATCCATCAAGTTCACGGCAATGGCTACCAAATCCGCAGCTGTTGGCAACAAGCGAAAGTCCGCTTCTAGCGGCAAGGCAAAAACTGATTCCAAAGTTAAGAAGCCTCGACTTGAAGAGACCAAGGCCCGGAAGCAACCCGTCGAAGAGCCGGAGGACGATGATATGGACGACGTTtcagacgaggaggatggcGGTGCCGAACTGAGTGAACAGACTCCCCAGAAGTCTTCGACTGGTGCTCAAAATGGAAAGAACTTTGAGCGAGGTATGTTATCCGGTAGATACCGCGCTCGCGCCTGGCCAATGCTAACTGTTCTCCAAGGCCAAACTTCACGCGAATCCCATGCTAAACAAAAGCAGCTCGCCCAGGAGCGCAAGGCCGCTAAGCCTCTTGCTGACGAAGTTCAACGCACAAAGAAGCTGTGGGAACGGCTGCGACGAAAGTCTCACGTTCCCAAGGAGGAGCGACAGACATTGGTCGACGAACtattcaccatcatcacgggTCGCATTAAGGACTTCGTTCTCAAGCACGATGCTGTGCGAGCTGTTCAAACCGCCATCAAATACGCTTCACCTGAGCAGAGGAAGCAGATTGCCCGTGAGTTGAAGGGTACATATGCTCAGCTTGCTGAGAGTCGATATGCCAAGTTCTTGATCGGAAAGCTTCTTGTCCAGAACGATGAAGAGATCCGCGATATCATCATCCCCGAATTTTACGGCCGTGTCCGAAAGATGATCAACCATGCTGAGGCATCATGGATCCTCGACGACATTTACCGAGGCGTTGCGACAAAGGAGCAAAAGGCTATTCTTCTCCGCGAGTGGTACGGTCCCGAGTTCTCTCTGAGGGAGCTCACCAAGGACACGGAGCCCACTGCCGACCTCAAGACTATCCTGGAAGCTGAGCCCAGCAAGCGGAGCCCCATTATGAAGACTCTGGTTGACATGATTGG
This region includes:
- a CDS encoding hypothetical protein (EggNog:ENOG41~BUSCO:EOG09265K60), with translation MGREDQIEEREVLESIFPDEITDISETEFRVSVALDIPGEEDQDPPTILLQVRYPEDYPEKPPHLDILAPPNATPHEHFNVAEDRDQLLASLDDTIQENLGMAMVFAIVSTLKDNAEQLVQERKDIITKAHEEAALAAEAEENKKFHGTAVTPETFLKWREGFLKEMEEKRQQEEEERLAELKKAKTKEPARMTGRQLWERGLAGKGEEEEDDMPVEGIEKLKVEAT